The window tagacaacataggtgaaatggacaagttACTAGAAATGCACAAACTACCCATGCTGActtgggaagaaatagaagatctcaataaaccaattacaagtaaagagattcaatcagtaatcaaaaatctttccacaaagaaaatcccagaaccagacaacttcacaggggaattttatcaaatattccaaaatggcctaacaccaatcttgctcaaattctcccctcccccccaaaacaaGTGAGGGGAAAGGAATGCTATCTAACTCAATTTGGGAAGCTAGTATCTCTCTAATACCATAAtgagataaagacactacaaggtAAAATACaaatcaatctccctaatgaacatagatgcaaaaattctcaacaaaatactagcagactgaatccaacaacaccttaaaagaattatacatcatggaccaagttgggtttatgccaggaatgtaAGGTTGGTTtggcataagaaaatcaatcaatgtaatgcagcacattatcaaatcaaaagggaaaagtcacatgatatTGATTGATggtggaaaagcatttgacaaaatacagcatcctttcctgataaaaacacttcaaaacataggatTGAAGAAAATTCCTCAATTTCACAAAgggtatcatggtcaggttcacgtgccaacttggccaagtggtggtacctgtttgtctgcttgggcaagtgctggtctgtctgttacaatgaggacatttcatataattaaatcatgatcatgtcggctgcatccacagctgattccattagtaatcagccaagggaagtgtcttctgcaatgagtgatgcttaatctaatcactggaagccttttaaggagaattcagaagagacaggctctctctctgctttggctggcaagcctctcctgtggagtttgtccagaccctccatcggaattgtcagctttaTGAAAGGCTGCCTTACAGATTTttgactctacattcccacagttacatgaaacacttttataaattttatttttatgaatatttcctgttgattctgtttctctagagaactctaactaatacaaaggGCATATTTgtaaaacccatagccagcatcctacttaatggtgagagattgaaaacattccccctaagatcagaaatgagacaaggatgcccattatcaccactgttattcaacattatactagaagtcctagctggagtgattagacaggagaaagaaataaaagacatccaaataggaaagaaagaagtaaaattttcattatttgcagatgacatgaacctatacttagaaaaccctgagaaatctatgacaaagataCATGgggtaataaacaaattcagcagaatAGCAAGACACAAGTTCAATCTGCAAAAATTAATAATGTTACCTAAATTCTTACAATGACCTATCtaagagacaattaaggaaaaccttccattcaaaatagtgacccaAAGTATcaggtatttaggaataaacttaaccatggatgtcaaggacttgtacacagaaagctacaaaatattgctaaaagaaattaaaattgacctcaatagatggaaagacatttcatgctaATGAATAGGatggttgaatgtcattaaggtgtcaatcctacccaaattgatctatagattcagccCAATTCCAAACAAAATCCTaagaacctactttgaagacttggaaaagctacttattaaatttatttagaagggaaagagatccaaATACCTAAGATATCCTTAAAAATAAGAGCTAAGGGGGAGGAATaacacttcctgaatttaaagctTACCATAAAACCGAAGTGGTTACAaaagcatggtactagcacagaAACAGAAGTAtcgaccagtggaattgaattgaaagtacAGAGATAGAGCACCAAATCTATAGAAAATTGATCTTCAATAAttaccccaaatccactgaactggaacagaatagtcttttcaataaatttgcatgggagaattggatatcaatagccaaatgaatgaaagaggacccctaccttatactctacacaaaaatgaattaaaaatggactaaagacctaaatgtaagaggtagtaccataaaacttctggaagaagaTGCCAGAAACGTCTTCAATTTCTAGTAACggaggcagcttcttaaactttacacctaaatataagcagccaaacaaaaatagataaatgggaactccttaaggtCAAGAGCTTCTGTGTCCCAAAGTACATaaaagcttgatatcctgtgtacataaagaaatcatactcctcaacaacaaaagaacaaagaacccaattataaaatggacagaagacataaatagacaCTTTCCCAAAGAGCAAATATGAATGaccaaaaaatacataaagagattcttaCATTCCTTAGCTATAAGGACagtgcaaatcaagatgacagtGAGGTATCACCTCAAACCTATAACAATGggtgctattaaacagaaaagtataaattttggagaggatggggagaaattgaaacacttattcactgttgatgggaatgtataatggttcagccactgtgtaAAACAGTTAGGCAATTTCTAAAAAACTAAATGTCGAGTTGCCCcttgatccagcaatagcactacttgttatatacccagaacagcCGAAAGCAgtaacatgaacagacatttgctcactgatgttcatagtggtactattcacaattgccaaaagatggaaacaatccaaatgaccatcaacagataagtggacaaacaaaatatggcatatatatatatggtgaaatattatgcagcatcagatgaaatgaggtcccaaagcatatgacaacatggatgtccttgaggacataatgctgagtgaaataagccagacacaaaaggacagatattttgtgatttcattattatggCTCTGAAAAGGTAATCTCAGATTTTACACTATAAAATATAGCAGACAtggaggtacacaaaagctagagatgggggaaaggctacccaataaggttgaacttaaatgcaagggaacataTAGAAGTGACTGGAACCAATTAGTGGGATTATAAGCAAAATTGCCATATtgaggtgaatatgattgaaaagagatatagtgccatgtattccactgattaaatctacaattataaataagttctcacatgaactatttcaaaggttgaTATTGGACAAAGTCAATAGTagaagggtatgggggaaaactaaaatgcATGGTCTGTCCAATAgctaacaggaagacatcaatggTACCACAGCACTACTAGGGGCAACGAACTGGGGGgagagggacaagtgataaggggtagtttagATGTGATGTTTGATGACACTGTGTTTCTTGGTTCTTTGtcactatggaccaatgaaaattgtctaaaattgagagtgctgatgactACAATtataagtgaggataatgtgaggcatggcttattttggacattatccatgatgcccaatagatgaaGAGAGCtgaaaggtacaatgactgagacatggaatggtgaactgtgatacatttatatgatggaatatgatgtggctacaaaaagaaaggatgcacaatgaactgaataaaccttggggacaatgtttTGTGCAGAATAAGCCAGAACAAAAATGCTCaattctctttcagaaaatgcttataagataaTTGAAGCCTAGATTATAAGCCTTTATAACAGCCATACTTATTCTGAAGTTATAAGTTTATTTCCAGATTCTGAAACTCTGAGCTATATGTGTAAcagctggtatttctctggaactttgagtaactctatGACAtgtaagacccagaaatggaattctgcagccctgaaagttagcatagctatataataataattacagtAACAAAAAGAGATCAGTCCTCaagtagagataaaaaaaaaagtcaatatggATTCCTGTAATGGCTGCTTCCTGGAAGGCAGTGTTTGTGGACCTTCCTAGCCTGAGAATCTAGAGCTCCAAGAAAGGAGTATTTCAAGCCAGAggaaattacatatatatacccCCATTTCTTTGGAATCTTCAGTCCTCAAGATCCCAGCATCATGACCTCAGTTTCAACACAGTTGTTGATAGTCCTCATTCCACTGCTTTTGGTGCTACCTGTTGTTGAAGCAGTAGAAGCCAGAGATGAAATTGCTGTCTTCTTATGTATGGGTCTCAGCATTACAGGCATTTGTGCTTGTTTGGTGATATCTGCACAAAAGAGATTTGGACAGGTGTCACCTCCAAAGACCTTCTAAATCAAACCTCATCCTGAAAACCTTTGTGTTGTTGAGCTTAAGACTGAGCTTTGGTGTCTGAAAGTTGTCAAGAAACAGATAGTAAATGAGGTAATTTCACATTCTTAGATGTTTCACAATAAGTGAGAACAAATTGATATTAAATGAGGAAAAACAGTTCTCTTCACATCAAAGAAGGCACTGAGAAAAAGCAGACTATAATTTCTGTTTGCTTCTTGTGAAGGTCAAATAAATAACATGACTCCAATTTGcataaataatattccatagttcCAAATGTCTCAAAGCTCATAAATACTAAGAAGGAAGCTCTTGCTCAGAATACCAGGAAATTGCCATCATTCTCTTATAATCATTGCCGACTGAATTGTTGAGGAGTCTTTTCATCATGTTTTAATTAGATCTGTGTTCTCTCATCTCTCAAGTTAATAGTGTACTTTGGTATGAAAATTAGTAAAAAATCaaaacctttatttctttggagaaaaaagaTTGGGAAAAATGTATTCAATATATGTAATATAGCAATGGAGAAAAGGATTTAATACAAAAACAAGCTTCGTATTGATCAACTAACATTCTTTGGTGAAAAGTACTATATTAAATATAAACCcattatgttattttaaaaaggaacatagccaatctggctgggactaaagtaaaacagaatacaggggaaaagGTGATAGTGTTTCTACTCTATACCTTCACCTACTgtctgagaccaaaggcagagaggtttactatctttagaacctaaattttataAATCAACCTGGATTTCTGGATATCTCATTTTAACAACACAAACTACTTGAGTCCAGAATGGggacaaggccttgtaattctctatagtTTAATTTAATACCAATATACATATCAGACTATGGTgcactgataatttaaaagtatatgtagagtaccttgagggtccaaagtggggggatatatacatatatggaactattacactTTCCTGGGAAATCCTGCATACCCTCTCAACAATTGGGACTCACAAgaaataggccaaggccttgattttAAGGTTTACCCTTATTAAAcatatttctgtagtggaaaagTTAAGActgcctataattatgcctaagagttgcttccaggaaacctcttctgttgctcagatgtggcctctctctgtaaggaAAGTCATTACAtttcctcctatgtgggacatgacatccagggtgaaagctCCCTGACAACATTGGCATGGCACccaggaaagactgaaagctttccctctaagatcaggaacaagaaaaggatgcccactgtcaccattgttattcaacattgtgttggacgtTCTAGCAGagaaattagataagaaaaagagataaaaggcattcaaattggaaaggaagaagtaaaactctcaccatttgcagatgacataatcccatatgtagaaaatcctgaaaaatcttcagtaaagctattagaactaataaatgagtacagtaataTGTCAGGATTCAAGaacaacatccaaaaatcagtagtgtttctgtacaacagtaaagagcaatctgaggaggaaatcaagaaaaaactccatttccaatagcaaccaaaagaataaaatatttaataataaatttaaccaaggaataAATttctctacacagaaaactacagaaaattgctaagagaaatgaaggaagacctaaagaaatggaaggacattccatgttcatggattagaagacttaagatgtcaattttatccaaattgatttatagattcattgcAATATCAATTAGAATcccaaaaacttaattttcagaaatagaaaaaccaataatcaagtttatttggaagggcagcatgccccgaatagctaaaaatatcttgagaaagaaaaatgaagtgggaggattcacACTACttaactttaaagcatactacaaagctacattAGTCAAAATAACATAGTAATAGTATAAAgaataatggaatcaaattgagtgttcagaaattgCCTCTCTCATCTAtaggcaattgatctttgataagggaatTAAGTAAACTTAACTGGAATAGGGCAccttttaaacaaatggtgcttggagaaccaaatatccatatccaaaggaatgaatgacgactcctatctcacaccttaccccaaaattaactcaaaatggatcaaagacctaaacattagtgctaaaaaccacaaaacttttagaagaaaatgagaggaaatatcttaaagatcttgtgataagaCATGGTTTCCTACACCTTACCCCCAAagtgtgaaaaaaagaaatagataaatgggatttactcaaaattgaacacttttgtgcaccaaaggacttcatcaggaaagtaaaaatgcagtCCATGCAATGGAAcacaatatttgcaaaccacatgagagataatggtttaatatccaaaacatATAATGacatcctacaactcaacaaaaaacagacaaacaacccaattaaaaatgggcaaaagacacaaacagacacttttcagaagaggaaatgcaaatgactcACAATCATAGGAAATGATGCTCAACTTCACCAGCTATTAGGAAAAcccaaatc is drawn from Tamandua tetradactyla isolate mTamTet1 chromosome 5, mTamTet1.pri, whole genome shotgun sequence and contains these coding sequences:
- the LOC143683133 gene encoding small integral membrane protein 30-like, which produces MTSVSTQLLIVLIPLLLVLPVVEAVEARDEIAVFLCMGLSITGICACLVISAQKRFGQVSPPKTF